The Candidatus Defluviibacterium haderslevense DNA window ATTGATGTTCAGGTTTCTATTTCAAAAGATAAAGTTTTAGCTTCTACTCACTTTGAGCGAAGTATAACAGTACATGGTCATTTAAGTGATGAACAACGTGATCGTTTACTAGAGATTGCTAATGTATGTCCAATACATAAAACACTCAGTAATGGCATTTATATTAATACATCGATTTCATAAAATTAGAGATTTCATGTCTTCCAAATTATGCGATTTAATACAATAAATTTGACCATTCAAATTGTAGATAATCAAATAAAAGTCATTTCTACTGTAATTGGAATATTGGCATTCATTTGGTTTCTTCCAGATTCCATCATTGCGCAAAAGATAAAATATTTTGATGAAGAAAATATTGAAATCTCTAAAAAACAATATAATCATAAACTGAATTCAAAAAACTATTTAGAAATTCCTGGAGACTCAATCCATTGCATAAAATTGATAGCAAGAGCTCAAAGTGGTCAAATAGAAAATATTGCATTGTTATATCATACTTTTGAAGTCGAATTAAAACAAAAATTAGATTATAAAAAACCGCTCATTATCATATACTATCCCGGGAAAGATGCATGTAATTCAAATGGCTCACAAAATGTTGAGTATTTTGAAAAATGGTATGAAGAACTCGAATCAGGTGTATTTCAAATTACTCAGACAAAACCGATTTACATTTACAAAAAAGATGATGCCATAGAAAAATATGGCAAGCACATGGTGTGGTATAAAGACCCTTTGAATATTATTGAAAAAACTTTTTTTAAATACTCATATCCTTGCAACAGTTTTGTTGTCATTTCTCAACAAGGACAATTTGAAAGCTATTTTGGAGAATTTCCAAAAGAATATGTGTGGAAGGCATGTCAATTTTTAAAAAATTGATGCATTATTCGTAAAACAATTATTGCTTAGTTCTGTTGATCAATAAAAAATGTTTTAGATATTTCTTTAAATAACCTTTATTATTGGAAGTACTGAATTTATAATATTTCAATTCCATTTCATTCCATTTAACATGTTACAATATACTTTACATAAAGCAGAAACCAGAGGGGATGCCAATCATGGATGGCTACACAGCAAACACACATTCAGTTTTGCCAACTATTATGATGCTAACAGAATGCATTTTGGAGTTTTACGTGTATTAAACGATGATACGGTATCAGCAGGAATGGGATTCGGAACCCATTCACATAACAATATGGAAATCATAAGTATTCCATTGGAAGGTGATCTTGAACACAAGGATAGTATGGGTAACACAACTGTAATCCGTAAAGGCGACATACAAATCATGAGTGCCGGAACAGGCATTCAGCATAGTGAATACAATAAAAACAAGGATGCTGAAGTTAAATTTTTACAAATTTGGATTATACCCAATAAAAAAAATGTTACACCTCGATATGATCAAATCACTTTAAATCCCCTAGACAGAAAAAACCAGTTACAACAAATTATTTCTCCAAATCCAAATGATGCCGGAATATGGATTCATCAGAATGCATGGTTTTATCTTGCAGATTTTGATACTGATTTTAGCCTAAGCTATTCCATAAAATCTAAAGAAAATGGATTGTATATTTTTATCTTAAATGGCCAAATACAAATTAATGATTTGACACTTCATTCGAGAGATGGGCTTGGAATTTGGGATACAGATCAAATAGACATTAATGTCACCGCTAACACCTCGTTTTTATTAATGGACTTACCCATGAACTTATAAATATGAATTCTATTAAAATACCTATAACCGAATTTCCTGTTCTTGACATCATCAAAAACAGATGGAGTGCAAGAGCATTCGCTCCAGAAATAATTACGGATACCCAAATTGATACTTTGCTGGAAGCTGCAAGCTGGGCAGCAAGTGCTAATAACGAACAACCCTGGCAATATATTTATGCCCACAGAGGAAGTGAAGGATTTAAACAAATATGGAATTGTTTGATGCCCGGGAACCAACCTTGGGCCATTCATGCAGGTACATTTGTAGTTTCAATGGCTCGCACAACATTCCATTCCAATCAGAAAGTTAATTTTTTAGCCCATCATGATTTAGGTATGGCCAATGCTCATTTATTGCTTCAAGCTAGATCTATGGATATTTATTCACATCCGATGGCCGGTTTTGATAAAATCAAACTAAGAGAAACCCTAAACATTGAAGAACTCCTTGATCCGGTGTGCATTATTGCTCTGGGCTATCTGTCAAATGCAGAAACCCTTGAAGAACCCTTCAAAACAAGAGAATTGACTCCTCGTACCCGAAACGCCGTTTCACAATTTGCGACCAAAATAAAATAAATAAAAAATTTATATCTATTTAATACAAAGTCATGAATTTCGCCGTCACGTTTTAACATAAAATAAAATCACTGGCAAGGAAATAATCGTAATTTTTTAATACAATTATATTTCCATTTGGAGTATATTCCTTATTTTGCAATGGCATATCAAGATATATAGATCCTTAAATATTCCGTTGAATATGAAATTCTTTTTTTGCAGTCTTTTTATTTTTTTTTCAGATGTTCTTTGCGCTCAGCAAAGATATAAAGCGGACTCCTTATTGCAGGTTTTAGAGCACACAACTGGCACTGATCGAGTAGAGACATTACGTCATTTGAGTCGGGCCTATATTGGAGCAGACAAAGTAAAATCCTTGGAATATGCTAGAGAATCCGTTGTAGAAGCAGAAAAACTGAACAATGACACCTTTTTGGTAAGAAGTTTAAATAACTTATCCGGAGCTCTTCAACATGCAGGAGAACGTCAAAAAAGTCTTCAATACATAGATAGGGGTATTGAAATCACTCGAAAAAATGGAAATAAAGTACAATTAGTGGAATGTTTAGGATTTAAAGCTACCGCTTACGGTGGAATGAAACAAATTGTTAAAGCCTTACCTTATGCACAAGAAGCACTTAAGATTTCTGAGGAAATAAAAGATTCTGTAGGTATGTTAGATGCCTTAGAAATTATAGCTGCTGCATATAAAGATTTACATCAATATGAAGAAGCTATCAAAGTATATCAACAAGAAATTGATTTACTCCAATTTCTTCCAACACGTCTTTTTGAATATGGTCGTGTAAGTGTTAATTTAGGTGAAGTTTATGTTAGTCAAAAGCGATACAATGAGGCCATTTCGAATTTCGTTAAAGGAAAAGAATATTTTTCAAAATTCAAATACCCTTCAGGTGTTTTATTTGCTAATGCTGCTTTGGCTGGCACATATATGAAAAGCAACCATTTCAATGAAGCCCAAAATACTTTTAAAGAAATTTTAGAAATGAACAAATCAGTTCAAGACCCTGAATTAAGCTGTGTGTCATTGAATGGTTTGGGAATATTAGAAATGCAGCATCAGCATTATGATGAAGCTTTTAATTACTTTAAACAAGCAGAAAAAATATCTAAAAATTCAAGTTTACCAGCTATTTTAAAAGAAGTGTATAGTAATTTGAATGATTTAAGTTGTTTAACAGGCGATTATGAAAAAGCAAAAACTTATAAAGAATTATCTAAATCCTATGAGGATACCATACTGAACAAAAACGTTTTGGACCAAATA harbors:
- a CDS encoding nitroreductase family protein, producing the protein MNSIKIPITEFPVLDIIKNRWSARAFAPEIITDTQIDTLLEAASWAASANNEQPWQYIYAHRGSEGFKQIWNCLMPGNQPWAIHAGTFVVSMARTTFHSNQKVNFLAHHDLGMANAHLLLQARSMDIYSHPMAGFDKIKLRETLNIEELLDPVCIIALGYLSNAETLEEPFKTRELTPRTRNAVSQFATKIK
- a CDS encoding sensor histidine kinase, with amino-acid sequence MKFFFCSLFIFFSDVLCAQQRYKADSLLQVLEHTTGTDRVETLRHLSRAYIGADKVKSLEYARESVVEAEKLNNDTFLVRSLNNLSGALQHAGERQKSLQYIDRGIEITRKNGNKVQLVECLGFKATAYGGMKQIVKALPYAQEALKISEEIKDSVGMLDALEIIAAAYKDLHQYEEAIKVYQQEIDLLQFLPTRLFEYGRVSVNLGEVYVSQKRYNEAISNFVKGKEYFSKFKYPSGVLFANAALAGTYMKSNHFNEAQNTFKEILEMNKSVQDPELSCVSLNGLGILEMQHQHYDEAFNYFKQAEKISKNSSLPAILKEVYSNLNDLSCLTGDYEKAKTYKELSKSYEDTILNKNVLDQISEYQVQYETAQKEKEIAEKKLQISAQQSEIFKKNTINYSLLASLIAFVVLAWLFYNRFRLRKKAELDAAIIQEQRQGLNAVIEAQENERKRIAKDLHDSIAQELVALKLGFTKLRNRIEGHAPTEAALMLELENQLNNSCTEVRNISHIMMPPALEQAGLISALETLLHNVMQHSNIKAQIELGVLPSNLDKKIETGLYRIVQELLNNVIKHAQANHLMLQFYQANQNLIMRLEDDGIGFDYHHERNKGSMGLLNILSRVITLGGTFNTEPAEPHGTISTIRIPL
- a CDS encoding pirin family protein — translated: MLQYTLHKAETRGDANHGWLHSKHTFSFANYYDANRMHFGVLRVLNDDTVSAGMGFGTHSHNNMEIISIPLEGDLEHKDSMGNTTVIRKGDIQIMSAGTGIQHSEYNKNKDAEVKFLQIWIIPNKKNVTPRYDQITLNPLDRKNQLQQIISPNPNDAGIWIHQNAWFYLADFDTDFSLSYSIKSKENGLYIFILNGQIQINDLTLHSRDGLGIWDTDQIDINVTANTSFLLMDLPMNL